One region of Micromonospora ureilytica genomic DNA includes:
- the coaE gene encoding dephospho-CoA kinase, with protein sequence MLRVGLTGGIGSGKSAAAARLVERGAVLIDADRVAREVVAPGTDGLAEIVAAFSDAVLDDDGALDRAALGAVVFADETARRRLEAITHPRVRARTAELAAAAAPDAIVVNDVPLLVEVGLAPTYHLVVVVQTAVPTRLERLARDRGMGRAEAERRIAAQADDARRRAAADVVLTNDGSLTALYDAVDVLWRQRLVPYEDNLRQRRVVLPDPTELGGADGSWPEQYARLAARIQHTLGSDALRIDHIGSTAVPGLAAQNVIDVQVAVSSLADADGPMADRLATAGFPRVPGQWWDDPRPAGRGRWEKRLHGSADPARPVRLHVRVADSPGWRYALLMRDHLRADPDQRAAYLVLKRDLVDAAPEVGDSGTARNPWFDEEYLRAEQWAAQTGWRP encoded by the coding sequence GTGCTGAGGGTGGGGTTGACCGGCGGGATCGGGTCGGGCAAGAGTGCGGCGGCCGCGCGGCTCGTCGAGCGGGGCGCGGTGCTCATCGACGCCGACCGGGTGGCCCGGGAGGTGGTGGCGCCGGGTACGGACGGGCTGGCCGAGATCGTTGCCGCCTTCTCCGACGCGGTGCTGGACGACGACGGCGCACTGGATCGTGCCGCACTGGGAGCTGTGGTGTTCGCCGACGAGACCGCCCGGCGTCGGCTGGAGGCGATCACCCACCCCAGGGTGCGGGCCCGCACCGCGGAACTGGCCGCCGCGGCGGCACCCGACGCGATCGTCGTCAACGACGTACCGCTGCTGGTCGAGGTGGGTCTCGCGCCGACGTACCACCTGGTGGTCGTGGTGCAGACGGCCGTGCCGACCCGACTGGAGCGGCTGGCGCGCGACCGGGGGATGGGTCGCGCGGAGGCCGAGCGGAGGATCGCCGCCCAGGCCGACGACGCCCGCCGCCGGGCGGCGGCGGACGTGGTGCTGACCAACGACGGGAGTCTGACGGCGCTGTACGACGCCGTCGACGTGCTGTGGAGGCAGCGACTGGTGCCCTACGAGGACAACCTGCGCCAGCGGCGGGTGGTCCTGCCGGACCCGACCGAGCTGGGCGGGGCCGACGGGAGTTGGCCGGAGCAGTACGCGCGGCTGGCCGCCCGGATCCAGCACACGCTCGGTTCGGACGCCCTGCGGATCGATCACATCGGTTCGACGGCGGTGCCCGGCCTGGCCGCCCAGAACGTCATCGACGTGCAGGTGGCGGTCTCCAGCCTCGCCGACGCCGACGGGCCGATGGCCGATCGGTTGGCCACCGCCGGGTTCCCGCGGGTGCCGGGACAGTGGTGGGACGACCCGCGCCCGGCCGGTAGGGGCCGGTGGGAGAAGCGGCTGCACGGCAGTGCGGACCCGGCCCGCCCGGTTCGCCTGCACGTGCGGGTGGCGGATTCGCCGGGTTGGCGGTACGCGCTGCTGATGCGCGACCACCTGCGTGCCGACCCGGATCAGCGGGCCGCGTACCTGGTGCTCAAGCGGGACCTGGTCGACGCGGCGCCGGAGGTCGGCGATTCCGGCACGGCCCGGAACCCGTGGTTCGACGAGGAGTACCTGCGGGCCGAGCAGTGGGCCGCGCAGACCGGCTGGCGCCCCTGA
- a CDS encoding helix-turn-helix domain-containing protein: MPLPTSPVIRRARLGAELRQLRRRESLTLEQVCDRLGWASTSKLSRIELGQSRPDLADVLDLLDVYKVPTPAREALIVIARDAATSRGWWKTLGEMSERQRTYAELEAGAADIVEYQPSVVPGLLQTPAYARVLVAAGAQLTPEVDVESEVRARALRQEVLRRAYPPRYTAVLAEAVCDPGDLPVAVWREQLRHLVAVTGLSHVTVRLLPRGAAGGGLHPLTPYSCYAFPDPADPRTVMIEALTTDVRLATVLDVDRYERMTEALLAAALSPEETITVLARRVGE, translated from the coding sequence ATGCCGCTGCCAACAAGTCCTGTCATTCGACGTGCACGTCTCGGCGCAGAACTGCGCCAGCTCCGTCGGCGCGAGTCGCTGACCCTGGAACAGGTCTGCGACCGGTTGGGCTGGGCCTCGACGTCGAAGCTGTCCCGCATCGAGCTGGGCCAGAGTCGCCCGGACCTCGCCGACGTGCTCGATCTGCTGGACGTCTACAAGGTGCCGACGCCCGCCCGGGAGGCGCTGATCGTCATCGCCCGGGACGCGGCGACCAGTCGAGGCTGGTGGAAGACGCTGGGCGAGATGAGCGAGCGGCAGCGTACGTATGCCGAGTTGGAGGCGGGCGCCGCCGACATCGTCGAGTACCAGCCGTCGGTGGTGCCGGGGCTGCTCCAGACGCCCGCGTACGCCCGGGTGCTGGTCGCGGCCGGCGCCCAGCTCACGCCTGAGGTCGACGTGGAGTCCGAGGTGCGCGCCCGGGCACTGCGGCAGGAGGTGCTGCGGCGGGCCTATCCGCCGCGCTACACGGCGGTGCTCGCCGAGGCCGTCTGCGACCCGGGTGACCTACCGGTGGCGGTCTGGCGTGAACAGCTGCGGCACCTGGTCGCCGTGACCGGGCTGTCCCACGTCACGGTGCGGCTGTTGCCACGCGGGGCGGCCGGTGGCGGGCTGCATCCGCTCACACCGTATTCCTGCTATGCCTTTCCCGACCCGGCGGACCCGCGGACGGTGATGATCGAGGCGTTGACCACCGACGTCCGGTTGGCCACCGTGCTCGACGTCGACCGCTACGAGCGGATGACCGAGGCGCTGCTGGCCGCGGCGCTGTCCCCGGAGGAGACGATCACCGTGCTGGCCCGCCGCGTCGGCGAGTGA
- the pnuC gene encoding nicotinamide riboside transporter PnuC has translation MIIDWLTGTAFRVAGTGTTWAELLGFATGVLNVWLVARQKIANWPIGIANVLLLMLLFWTAGLYADAGLQVVYVALGCYGWWHWLFGGERRTRLTVSRTGRREWLALAAAGVLLTGALWVLLDRATDSTVPLPDALTTALSLLATYGQTRKRVESWWLWIAADLIYIPLYAYKGLHLTAVLYLVFLALCVLGLRAWRSDMRRADRPSAVPPGPAPVTA, from the coding sequence ATGATCATCGACTGGCTCACCGGCACCGCGTTTCGGGTGGCCGGCACGGGCACCACCTGGGCGGAGCTGCTGGGGTTCGCGACGGGTGTGCTCAACGTGTGGCTGGTGGCCCGGCAGAAGATCGCCAATTGGCCGATCGGCATCGCCAACGTGCTGCTGCTCATGCTGTTGTTCTGGACCGCCGGGCTGTACGCCGACGCGGGGCTCCAGGTCGTCTACGTCGCACTCGGTTGCTACGGCTGGTGGCACTGGCTGTTCGGTGGCGAGCGGCGCACCCGGCTCACGGTCAGCCGGACGGGGCGACGGGAGTGGCTGGCGCTGGCCGCCGCCGGGGTGCTGCTCACCGGCGCCCTCTGGGTGTTGCTGGACCGGGCCACCGACTCGACAGTGCCGTTGCCGGACGCGTTGACCACGGCGCTGTCCCTGCTGGCCACGTACGGGCAGACCCGCAAGCGGGTGGAGAGTTGGTGGCTCTGGATCGCCGCCGACCTGATCTACATCCCGTTGTACGCGTACAAGGGGCTGCACCTGACCGCCGTCCTCTACCTGGTCTTCCTCGCCCTGTGTGTGCTCGGGTTGCGCGCCTGGCGGTCCGACATGCGTCGGGCCGACCGACCGAGCGCGGTCCCGCCCGGCCCGGCCCCGGTCACCGCGTGA
- a CDS encoding class I SAM-dependent methyltransferase, producing the protein MDDDSRVTRRRVGDAEARRANRGWWDTDADDYQAEHGAFLGDVDFVWCPEGLREADARLLGDVSGRRVLEVGAGAAAAARWLATQGARPVAFDLSAGMLRHAAEAADRSGVRVPLVQADALALPFADRSFDVACTAFGAIPFVDDSAALLAEVHRVLRPGGRWVFSVTHPMRWIFLDDPGEGGLTAVHSYFDRSPYVEQDETGVATYVEQHRTLGDRIRELVGAGFRLLDLVEPEWPEGHEGIWGQWSPLRGRLFPGTAIFVTEKRTD; encoded by the coding sequence GTGGATGACGACAGCCGGGTTACCCGGCGCCGGGTGGGTGACGCCGAGGCCCGGCGCGCCAACCGCGGCTGGTGGGACACCGACGCCGACGACTACCAGGCCGAACACGGCGCGTTCCTCGGCGACGTGGACTTCGTGTGGTGTCCCGAGGGCCTGCGCGAGGCCGACGCCCGGCTGCTCGGCGACGTGTCGGGGCGGCGGGTGCTGGAAGTGGGCGCCGGCGCCGCGGCCGCCGCCCGCTGGCTCGCCACCCAGGGCGCCCGGCCGGTCGCCTTCGACCTGTCCGCCGGCATGTTGCGGCACGCCGCCGAGGCCGCCGACCGCAGCGGGGTACGCGTACCGCTGGTGCAGGCCGACGCGCTCGCCCTGCCGTTCGCCGACCGGTCGTTCGACGTCGCCTGCACCGCGTTCGGCGCGATCCCGTTCGTGGACGACTCCGCGGCGCTGCTCGCCGAGGTGCACCGGGTGCTGCGACCGGGCGGCCGGTGGGTGTTCTCGGTGACCCACCCGATGCGGTGGATCTTCCTCGACGACCCCGGCGAGGGCGGCCTGACGGCCGTGCACTCGTACTTCGACCGCTCCCCCTACGTGGAGCAGGACGAGACAGGCGTGGCCACCTACGTCGAGCAGCACCGCACCCTCGGCGACCGGATCCGCGAGTTGGTCGGCGCCGGGTTCCGACTGCTGGACCTGGTGGAGCCGGAATGGCCGGAGGGACACGAGGGAATCTGGGGGCAGTGGAGCCCGCTGCGCGGACGACTCTTTCCCGGCACCGCCATCTTCGTCACCGAGAAGCGCACCGACTGA
- a CDS encoding helix-turn-helix transcriptional regulator, which yields MTAPIGEMVLGLPDAVLRPFVDRYVGYRERADVPLLRRESAGVFVVLIMGWGAPLDVTDPRSAERGVTAVDSFVAGTFDSWCTTRTVGVGEGVELLLAPLTARRLLGLPLSELTNRAVGVGQLPGRWLERLRDRLAEAPSWPERFALLDRVLAARLVASPPVDPRLDWAWRWLVGSGGRVSVGVLADELGWSRRHLASRFRQEVGLPPKMAARLLRFQQAHAASAQAGATGRSVDWAAVAASCGYYDQSHLIRDFHQFAGATPAALLAAR from the coding sequence GTGACGGCGCCGATCGGCGAGATGGTCCTCGGGCTGCCCGACGCCGTCCTGCGTCCGTTCGTCGACAGGTACGTGGGGTACCGGGAACGGGCGGACGTGCCACTGCTCCGCCGGGAGTCGGCGGGCGTCTTCGTGGTGCTGATCATGGGTTGGGGCGCTCCGCTGGACGTGACCGACCCGCGCAGCGCGGAGCGCGGCGTCACAGCTGTCGACTCGTTCGTGGCCGGCACCTTCGACAGTTGGTGCACCACGCGCACTGTGGGTGTGGGGGAGGGCGTCGAGTTGCTGCTCGCCCCCCTGACCGCCCGCCGGCTCCTCGGCCTGCCGCTGAGCGAGCTGACCAATCGGGCCGTCGGCGTCGGGCAGCTCCCGGGCCGTTGGTTGGAGCGGCTGCGTGACCGGCTCGCCGAGGCCCCCAGCTGGCCGGAGCGGTTCGCCCTGCTCGACAGGGTGCTCGCCGCCCGGCTGGTGGCGTCCCCGCCGGTGGACCCGCGTCTCGACTGGGCGTGGCGGTGGCTGGTCGGCAGCGGTGGGCGGGTGAGCGTCGGTGTGCTCGCCGACGAGCTGGGCTGGAGCCGGCGGCACCTCGCGTCCCGGTTCCGGCAGGAGGTCGGGCTGCCGCCCAAGATGGCCGCCCGACTGCTGCGTTTCCAGCAGGCGCACGCCGCGTCGGCTCAGGCCGGCGCGACCGGGCGGTCCGTCGACTGGGCCGCGGTGGCGGCGAGCTGCGGTTACTACGACCAGTCCCACCTGATCCGGGACTTCCACCAGTTCGCGGGGGCGACGCCGGCCGCGCTGCTCGCCGCCCGGTGA
- the rpsA gene encoding 30S ribosomal protein S1, whose product MTSSIEAPSSATRVTHDDLGSEEAFLAAIDETIKYFNDGDIVEGTVVKVDRDEVLLDIGYKTEGVIPSRELSIKHDVDPAEVVTVGDHIEALVLQKEDKEGRLILSKKRAQYERAWGTIEKIKDEDGVVRGSVIEVVKGGLILDIGLRGFLPASLVEMRRVRDLQPYVGRELEAKIIELDKNRNNVVLSRRAWLEQTQSEVRTEFLNKLQKGQVRKGVVSSIVNFGAFVDLGGVDGLVHVSELSWKHIDHPSEVVEVGQEVEVEVLDVDLDRERVSLSLKATQEDPWRQFARTHAIQQIVPGKVTKLVPFGAFVRVDDGIEGLVHISELAERHVEIPEQVVQVGSEVMVKVIDIDLERRRISLSLKQANEGFVEGEEHFDPTLYGMAATYDTEGNYIYPEGFDPETGEWLEGYDKQRETWESQYAEARLRWEAHTKQVQTSRAADAEAAANPTPVVPAAAGGGGGGTTSSSSPAPSRQAEEPAGTLATDEALAALREKLAGGK is encoded by the coding sequence ATGACGAGCAGCATCGAGGCCCCCTCGAGCGCCACCCGGGTCACCCACGACGATCTCGGTTCCGAGGAGGCATTCCTCGCCGCGATCGACGAGACCATCAAGTACTTCAACGACGGCGACATTGTCGAAGGCACCGTCGTCAAGGTCGATCGGGACGAGGTCCTGCTCGACATCGGCTACAAGACCGAGGGTGTCATCCCCTCTCGGGAGTTGTCGATCAAGCACGACGTGGACCCCGCCGAGGTTGTGACGGTTGGCGACCACATCGAGGCCCTGGTCCTCCAGAAGGAGGACAAGGAGGGTCGTCTGATCCTCTCCAAGAAGCGGGCACAGTACGAGCGGGCCTGGGGCACGATCGAGAAGATCAAGGACGAGGACGGCGTCGTCCGCGGTTCGGTCATCGAGGTGGTCAAGGGCGGCCTCATCCTCGACATCGGGCTGCGCGGCTTCCTGCCGGCGTCCCTGGTCGAGATGCGTCGTGTGCGCGACCTGCAGCCGTACGTCGGGCGCGAGCTCGAGGCCAAGATCATCGAGCTGGACAAGAACCGCAACAACGTGGTCCTGTCCCGCCGGGCCTGGCTGGAGCAGACGCAGTCCGAGGTGCGCACCGAGTTCCTCAACAAGCTGCAGAAGGGCCAGGTCCGCAAGGGCGTCGTGTCCTCGATCGTCAACTTCGGCGCCTTCGTGGACCTGGGCGGCGTTGACGGTCTGGTGCACGTCTCCGAGCTGTCCTGGAAGCACATCGACCACCCGTCCGAGGTCGTCGAGGTGGGCCAGGAGGTCGAGGTCGAGGTCCTGGACGTCGACCTGGACCGCGAGCGGGTCTCGCTGTCGCTGAAGGCGACCCAGGAAGACCCGTGGCGGCAGTTCGCCCGCACCCACGCGATCCAGCAGATCGTGCCGGGTAAGGTCACCAAGCTGGTGCCGTTCGGTGCGTTCGTCCGGGTGGACGACGGCATCGAGGGTCTGGTCCACATCTCCGAGCTGGCCGAGCGCCACGTGGAGATCCCGGAGCAGGTCGTCCAGGTCGGCTCCGAGGTCATGGTCAAGGTCATCGACATCGACCTGGAGCGTCGGCGGATCTCGCTGTCGCTCAAGCAGGCCAACGAGGGCTTCGTCGAGGGCGAGGAGCACTTCGACCCGACCCTCTACGGCATGGCCGCGACGTACGACACCGAGGGCAACTACATCTACCCGGAGGGCTTCGACCCGGAGACGGGCGAGTGGCTCGAGGGGTACGACAAGCAGCGCGAGACCTGGGAGAGCCAGTACGCCGAGGCTCGTCTGCGCTGGGAGGCCCACACCAAGCAGGTGCAGACCTCTCGGGCCGCCGACGCCGAGGCCGCAGCCAACCCGACTCCGGTCGTCCCGGCCGCTGCCGGCGGCGGTGGCGGTGGCACCACCTCTTCGTCCAGCCCGGCGCCGAGCCGGCAGGCCGAGGAGCCGGCAGGCACCCTGGCCACCGACGAGGCGCTCGCCGCACTGCGGGAGAAGCTCGCCGGCGGTAAGTGA
- a CDS encoding antibiotic biosynthesis monooxygenase family protein: MVLEVALIDVLPGHEDAFAAAYAEGHPVLAGATGCRSVRMTRGIESPTRFVLLVEWDSVEAHEENFRATERFEQWRALIGPHFAGPPVVEHFLDVPA; this comes from the coding sequence ATGGTGCTTGAGGTCGCGCTGATCGATGTACTACCCGGACACGAGGACGCGTTCGCCGCCGCGTACGCCGAGGGTCACCCGGTGCTCGCCGGAGCGACCGGCTGCCGGTCCGTGCGGATGACCCGAGGAATCGAGTCACCGACCCGCTTCGTGCTGCTCGTCGAATGGGACTCGGTCGAGGCGCACGAGGAGAACTTCCGGGCCACCGAACGGTTCGAGCAGTGGCGGGCGCTGATCGGGCCCCACTTCGCGGGTCCGCCAGTGGTCGAACACTTCCTCGACGTGCCGGCCTGA
- a CDS encoding VOC family protein — protein MRTIYPIFRYSDPRAAIDWLGAAFGFRVHAVHEAPDGTVAHAELVLDTGMIMLGGRADAARRPAEDDWSVYVAVPDVDVHCAQARAAGAEIIREPFDTDYGSRDYAARDLAGNVWSFGTYRP, from the coding sequence ATGCGAACCATCTATCCGATCTTCCGTTATTCCGATCCCCGTGCCGCGATCGACTGGCTCGGTGCCGCGTTCGGTTTCCGGGTGCATGCCGTGCACGAGGCGCCGGACGGCACTGTCGCGCACGCCGAGTTGGTCCTCGACACCGGCATGATCATGCTCGGTGGTCGGGCCGACGCCGCGCGACGGCCGGCCGAGGACGACTGGTCCGTCTACGTGGCCGTGCCGGACGTCGACGTGCACTGCGCCCAGGCCCGCGCGGCCGGCGCCGAGATCATCCGCGAGCCGTTCGACACCGACTACGGCTCCCGTGACTACGCCGCCCGCGATCTGGCCGGCAACGTCTGGTCCTTCGGCACCTACCGACCCTGA
- the uvrB gene encoding excinuclease ABC subunit UvrB yields MALDIPRLDSRFQVVSDFQPAGDQPAAIDDLERRVRRGDRNTVLLGATGTGKSATTAWLIERLQRPTLVLAPNKTLCAQLAKEFSELLPHNAVEYFVSYYDYYQPEAYIPQTDTYIEKDSSINEEVERLRHSATMSLLTRRDVIVVATVSAIYGLGTPEEYLNRAVKAQVGQELDRDQLLRRLVDIQYTRNDMAFQRGTFRVRGDTLEIIPAYEELAIRIELFGDEVEKLYYLNPLTGDVVREVDQLVIFPATHYAAGPERMERAIRDIEVELAERLAELERQGKLLEAQRLRMRTTYDIEMMRQVGFCSGIENYSMHMDGRLPGSPPHALLDYFPDDFLTVVDESHVTIPQIGGMYEGDASRKRMLIDHGFRLPSAADNRPLRFDEFLERVGQMVYLSATPGTWEMEQAQGEFVEQVIRPTGLIDPEVVIKPTKGQIDDLMHEIKLRTDRDERVLVTTLTKKMAEDLSDYLLENGIRVRYLHSEVDTLRRVELLRELRKGDYDVLVGINLLREGLDLPEVSLVAILDADKEGFLRSGRSLIQTIGRAARNVSGQVHMYADKITPSMAAAIDETDRRRAKQIAHNEAHGISPEPLRKKIHDILDDIYREAEDTENSRVGGAVRQLSRGKAPVKETRSRSRSAATITSREGMARADLAQLIQELSDQMLAAARELQFELAARIRDEVSDLKKELRGMDAAGVK; encoded by the coding sequence ATGGCGCTCGACATTCCCCGGCTGGACAGCCGCTTCCAGGTCGTCAGTGACTTTCAGCCGGCCGGCGACCAACCGGCAGCCATCGACGATCTTGAGCGTCGGGTTCGGCGCGGCGACCGCAACACCGTGCTGCTCGGCGCGACCGGCACGGGCAAGAGCGCCACCACGGCGTGGTTGATCGAGCGGCTGCAGCGTCCCACCCTGGTGCTCGCCCCGAACAAGACGCTCTGCGCGCAGCTGGCCAAGGAGTTCAGCGAGCTGCTGCCGCACAACGCCGTCGAATACTTCGTGTCGTACTACGACTACTACCAGCCCGAGGCCTACATCCCGCAGACCGACACCTACATCGAGAAGGACTCCTCGATCAACGAGGAGGTGGAGCGGCTGCGGCACTCGGCGACGATGTCGCTGCTCACCCGCCGCGACGTGATCGTGGTGGCGACCGTCTCGGCGATCTACGGTCTCGGCACCCCGGAGGAATACCTCAACCGGGCGGTGAAGGCGCAGGTCGGGCAGGAGCTCGACCGCGACCAGTTGCTGCGCCGGCTGGTCGACATCCAGTACACCCGCAACGACATGGCCTTCCAGCGGGGCACCTTCCGGGTCCGCGGCGACACGCTGGAGATCATCCCGGCGTACGAGGAGCTGGCGATCCGGATCGAGCTGTTCGGTGACGAGGTGGAGAAGCTCTACTACCTCAACCCGTTGACAGGTGACGTGGTCCGCGAGGTCGACCAGCTGGTGATCTTCCCGGCCACCCACTACGCGGCCGGTCCGGAGCGGATGGAACGGGCGATCCGTGACATCGAGGTGGAGCTGGCCGAGCGCCTCGCCGAGCTGGAGCGGCAGGGCAAGCTGCTGGAGGCACAGCGGCTGCGGATGCGCACCACCTACGACATCGAGATGATGCGGCAGGTGGGCTTCTGCTCCGGCATCGAGAACTACTCGATGCACATGGATGGGCGGCTGCCCGGCAGCCCGCCGCACGCCCTGCTCGACTACTTCCCCGACGACTTCCTCACCGTGGTCGACGAGTCGCACGTGACCATCCCGCAGATCGGCGGCATGTACGAGGGCGACGCGTCACGCAAGCGGATGCTCATCGACCACGGCTTCCGGCTGCCCAGCGCGGCCGACAACCGGCCGCTGCGTTTCGACGAGTTCCTGGAGCGGGTCGGCCAGATGGTCTACCTCTCCGCGACCCCCGGCACCTGGGAGATGGAGCAGGCCCAGGGCGAGTTCGTCGAGCAGGTGATCCGACCCACCGGTCTGATCGACCCGGAGGTCGTGATCAAGCCGACCAAGGGCCAGATCGACGATCTGATGCACGAGATCAAGCTGCGCACCGACCGGGACGAGCGGGTGCTGGTCACCACGCTGACCAAGAAGATGGCCGAGGACCTGTCCGACTACCTCCTGGAGAACGGCATCCGGGTGCGCTACCTGCACTCGGAGGTCGACACGTTGCGCCGGGTGGAGCTGCTGCGCGAGCTGCGTAAGGGCGACTACGACGTGCTCGTCGGCATCAACCTGCTCCGCGAAGGTCTGGACCTGCCCGAGGTGTCGCTGGTGGCGATCCTCGACGCCGACAAGGAGGGCTTCCTGCGCAGCGGCCGGTCGCTGATCCAGACCATCGGGCGGGCCGCCCGTAACGTCTCCGGTCAGGTGCACATGTACGCCGACAAGATCACCCCGTCGATGGCGGCGGCGATCGACGAGACCGATCGGCGTCGGGCCAAGCAGATCGCGCACAACGAGGCGCACGGCATCAGCCCGGAGCCGCTGCGCAAGAAGATCCACGACATCCTCGACGACATCTACCGCGAGGCGGAGGACACCGAGAACTCCCGGGTCGGCGGCGCGGTGCGTCAGCTTTCCCGAGGCAAGGCGCCGGTCAAGGAGACCCGCAGCCGCAGCCGGTCCGCCGCCACCATCACCTCGCGGGAGGGGATGGCCCGCGCCGACCTCGCCCAGCTCATCCAGGAGCTCAGCGACCAGATGTTGGCCGCCGCCCGCGAGCTGCAGTTCGAGCTGGCGGCCCGGATCCGTGACGAGGTCTCCGACCTGAAGAAGGAGCTGCGCGGCATGGACGCCGCCGGCGTGAAGTGA
- a CDS encoding Uma2 family endonuclease has product MSAWPNPTPPGRWLPDPARQQRADYQVADLSNLPDDDSPRVELVDGALRVTPFPTLGHQDISGLLCTWLRCHAPSDIRATQAVAVELDDNTSRRPDVLLCRADVPSDRSTLRPSDVVLAVEIVSPGTRRIDRFAKPGEYAAAGIPFYWRIEQDPVHVYAYRIGDRVGPGGEGQYELVADGPDVIELAEPFDIKLPIAEITP; this is encoded by the coding sequence GTGAGCGCATGGCCGAACCCGACACCACCGGGCCGCTGGCTTCCGGACCCGGCACGACAGCAGCGGGCCGACTATCAGGTCGCCGACCTGTCGAACCTGCCAGACGACGACTCCCCGCGCGTCGAACTCGTCGACGGAGCCCTCCGGGTGACGCCCTTTCCGACCCTCGGTCACCAGGACATCTCCGGGCTGCTCTGCACGTGGCTGCGCTGCCACGCACCGTCGGACATCCGGGCCACCCAGGCCGTCGCGGTCGAACTCGATGACAACACCAGCCGGCGCCCGGATGTCCTGTTGTGCCGCGCCGACGTGCCATCCGACCGGTCCACTCTGCGGCCGTCAGACGTCGTGCTCGCCGTGGAGATCGTTTCGCCGGGCACGCGACGGATCGACCGGTTCGCGAAGCCTGGTGAATACGCCGCCGCCGGCATCCCGTTCTACTGGCGTATCGAGCAGGACCCGGTGCACGTGTACGCGTACCGGATCGGCGACCGGGTGGGGCCGGGCGGGGAGGGGCAGTACGAGCTGGTCGCCGACGGGCCCGACGTGATCGAGCTGGCCGAGCCGTTCGACATCAAGCTGCCGATCGCCGAGATCACTCCGTAG